One genomic segment of Synechocystis sp. LKSZ1 includes these proteins:
- a CDS encoding peptidylprolyl isomerase, which translates to MSTQQNEITVNQTPNDILLSNSNISENQARGALIGTFSVPGANSGSVFTYSLVSGDGGADNNLFTISNNQLRSNSIFDYEAQKTRSIRVRVTDQNGLFYEKTLTINVTNIVESLIQATPINDFFVSADAPDTQLNLKTYFDDPRTTGKIARFQLANSTLGNGEINVVLFDQVGSGAPLTVQNFQTYIDQGRYTNTIIHRSIPSFIVQGGGYSTENFPPLTDIPSNPPVVNEFSPLRSNTRGTIAMAKIPATDSQGNPIPGGGPNSATNEWFFNLNNNSSNLDNQNGGFTAFGQVLSVNDLATMDAIASVTTYNAGSSFPNLPLINYVSGQSVSANNLVRFSSISVSQQPDLTFSITNNTNPLVVNARLEGQQLILDYQPGQIGNADITLRATNLFGEFVEDTFRVTTSSLPNLSIQDKTIREGNNGTKNLTFTVTLSQVSTQPVSVNFATATPTGHTATPSNIATPTNSADYTTSQGTLTIPAGQLTGQINVPIIGDTLDENSETFVVNLSNPVGAVLSNNQAVGTIEQDDTPTNPLVLTGGTVQIAYVAYYGRPGDPGGLAFWNQVFGSQQVVFGSPGFETLANSFGTGSEADRLYGALNNREKVRKVYNLAFNRDPEQGGWDFWTGLLDRNQVTPVNFALAVALGASNGNKPGDNQDLTVIRNKIASADLISNAIDTPLERQATSGPSNEVFGRNWLAPFGDTSASLYAAEMALASFVNNTSL; encoded by the coding sequence ATGAGTACTCAACAAAACGAAATTACCGTTAATCAAACCCCGAATGACATTCTCCTCAGTAATAGTAATATCAGTGAGAATCAGGCCAGAGGAGCCCTGATTGGTACCTTTTCAGTTCCAGGGGCTAATTCAGGAAGCGTCTTTACCTATAGCCTTGTGTCAGGAGACGGAGGAGCAGATAATAACCTATTTACGATTTCCAATAATCAACTTCGTAGCAATAGTATTTTTGATTATGAAGCTCAAAAGACCCGTAGCATTCGTGTTCGGGTTACTGATCAAAATGGGCTTTTTTATGAAAAAACATTAACAATTAATGTCACCAATATTGTTGAGTCTTTAATTCAGGCTACACCGATCAACGATTTTTTCGTTTCAGCGGATGCACCGGACACCCAGCTAAATCTAAAGACCTACTTTGATGATCCCAGAACAACGGGAAAAATTGCTCGTTTCCAATTGGCCAATAGCACCCTTGGCAATGGGGAAATTAATGTTGTTTTGTTTGATCAAGTTGGCAGTGGAGCCCCCCTAACGGTTCAAAACTTCCAGACTTACATCGATCAAGGCCGCTACACCAACACCATTATTCATCGCTCTATTCCTAGTTTTATCGTTCAAGGTGGGGGATATAGCACCGAAAACTTTCCCCCTCTAACGGATATTCCTAGTAATCCTCCCGTTGTGAATGAATTTAGTCCACTCCGGTCTAATACGCGCGGTACGATTGCTATGGCAAAAATTCCAGCGACAGATAGCCAAGGCAACCCAATTCCCGGCGGTGGACCGAATTCTGCCACCAATGAATGGTTCTTTAATTTGAATAATAATTCTAGTAATCTTGACAATCAAAATGGTGGATTTACTGCTTTCGGTCAAGTTTTAAGTGTCAATGATTTAGCCACCATGGATGCCATTGCTAGTGTTACAACTTACAATGCTGGCTCCTCATTTCCTAACTTACCCTTGATTAACTATGTTTCTGGTCAGTCTGTTAGTGCAAATAACCTAGTTCGTTTTAGTAGCATTAGTGTAAGCCAACAGCCTGACTTGACGTTTAGCATTACTAATAACACTAATCCTTTGGTAGTGAATGCCCGCCTAGAGGGCCAGCAATTAATCTTAGACTATCAACCCGGTCAGATCGGCAACGCAGACATCACCCTACGAGCAACCAATCTTTTTGGTGAATTTGTAGAAGATACTTTTCGAGTAACGACCTCTTCTTTACCCAATCTCAGTATTCAAGATAAGACTATTCGGGAAGGCAATAATGGTACTAAAAATTTAACTTTCACCGTTACGCTTTCCCAGGTCAGCACGCAACCGGTCAGCGTCAACTTTGCCACTGCGACTCCTACTGGCCATACCGCTACCCCTAGCAATATCGCTACTCCCACTAATTCTGCTGACTACACGACTTCCCAAGGAACTTTGACTATTCCCGCGGGCCAACTTACGGGTCAAATTAATGTGCCGATTATTGGAGACACTCTAGATGAAAACAGCGAAACCTTCGTGGTGAACCTGAGCAATCCCGTAGGCGCTGTCTTGTCCAACAACCAGGCCGTTGGCACTATTGAACAGGATGATACTCCCACCAATCCCTTGGTGTTGACAGGGGGAACCGTTCAGATTGCCTACGTCGCCTACTATGGTCGGCCTGGTGATCCCGGTGGCCTAGCCTTTTGGAATCAGGTTTTCGGTTCTCAGCAGGTAGTTTTTGGGAGTCCTGGGTTTGAAACCCTAGCCAATAGCTTTGGGACGGGCAGTGAGGCCGACCGTCTCTATGGGGCTTTAAATAACCGAGAAAAGGTCAGAAAAGTCTATAACTTGGCTTTTAATCGAGATCCAGAACAAGGCGGTTGGGACTTCTGGACAGGCCTGTTGGATCGAAACCAAGTCACGCCGGTGAATTTTGCCCTGGCGGTGGCCCTGGGGGCCTCCAATGGGAACAAGCCAGGTGACAATCAGGATCTCACAGTTATCCGCAATAAGATAGCGAGTGCCGATTTAATCAGCAATGCCATTGATACACCTTTAGAACGCCAGGCAACCTCTGGCCCCAGTAATGAGGTCTTTGGTCGCAATTGGTTGGCTCCTTTTGGGGATACCAGCGCTTCTTTGTACGCTGCTGAAATGGCCCTGGCGAGTTTTGTGAATAACACTAGTTTGTGA
- the arsS gene encoding arsenosugar biosynthesis radical SAM (seleno)protein ArsS (Some members of this family are selenoproteins.), which produces MAYTEPLISEAAFQQCLARPLTKQPISTLQINLGRRCNLACHHCHVEASPHRTEELTPDVCRQLIELIERFPQIQTVDLTGGAPEMLYGFKPLVEAARNHQKQVIVRSNLTIYFEDSFGDVPEYCAQQQVHIVASLPCYLADNVDRMRGQGVFERSIQALQWLNRLGYGQDPRLRLDLVYNPPVPQGQCFILPPPQMSLEQDYKRFLGQQFDIQFNNLLTITNLPLGRTQFQLEHRQLYQPYLQFLADHFNPATVPQLMCRQQLSIDYRGHIYDCDFNQMASLPAQTAPGQALAVAHLLAANSLDLVSEIQTAPYCFGCTAGAGSSCSGTLV; this is translated from the coding sequence ATGGCCTATACCGAGCCACTCATCTCCGAAGCCGCCTTTCAACAATGCTTAGCCCGGCCCCTCACCAAACAACCCATTTCAACCCTGCAAATTAACCTGGGTCGGCGCTGTAATCTGGCCTGTCATCATTGCCACGTCGAGGCCAGCCCTCATCGTACCGAGGAATTAACACCGGATGTTTGTCGGCAACTCATTGAACTCATTGAGCGTTTTCCCCAGATTCAAACGGTGGATTTGACCGGTGGTGCGCCGGAAATGCTCTATGGTTTTAAACCCCTGGTGGAAGCAGCTCGAAACCATCAAAAACAGGTCATTGTTCGCTCTAATTTGACGATTTACTTTGAGGATAGTTTTGGAGATGTACCAGAATACTGTGCTCAACAGCAAGTTCATATTGTGGCTTCTCTGCCTTGCTATCTAGCAGACAATGTTGATAGGATGCGCGGCCAGGGGGTTTTTGAACGCTCCATTCAGGCCTTGCAATGGCTCAATCGCCTCGGCTATGGCCAAGACCCTCGACTCCGGCTAGATCTGGTTTATAATCCTCCCGTTCCTCAGGGCCAATGCTTTATTTTGCCGCCTCCCCAGATGAGTCTAGAACAAGACTACAAACGGTTTTTAGGACAACAGTTTGACATTCAGTTTAATAACCTACTAACGATTACCAATTTGCCTCTGGGCCGGACTCAATTCCAACTGGAACACCGCCAACTCTATCAGCCCTACCTACAATTTTTAGCCGATCATTTTAATCCCGCAACGGTTCCTCAATTGATGTGTCGCCAGCAATTATCGATTGATTATCGGGGCCATATCTACGACTGCGATTTTAATCAAATGGCCTCCCTGCCGGCTCAAACGGCCCCAGGCCAGGCTCTTGCCGTTGCCCACCTCTTAGCAGCCAACTCCCTAGACTTGGTCTCGGAGATTCAAACCGCTCCCTATTGCTTCGGATGTACGGCGGGTGCAGGTTCTAGCTGCAGCGGAACCTTAGTTTAA
- the arsM gene encoding arsenosugar biosynthesis arsenite methyltransferase ArsM, producing MTYLETTAQFYQAVAQTPEVGLCCVQSSPLQLPGLKIPAIMAEMNYGCGTTVHANELGQAPTVLYVGVGGGLEALQFAYFSRRPGAIIAVDPVAEMRVAAARNLSLAEAENPWFERSFVELRAGDAFQLPVPDASVDVVAQNCLFNIFTPTDLQRALREAFRVLKPQGRLLMSDPIAARPIPEHLQQDERLRAMCLSGALTYDNYIHQLIAVGFGQIEIRARRPYRLLDCQQYQLSEPLLLESLDSVAIKVPVPADGACVFTGKTAIYHGESEFLDDQAGHILSRGVPATVCDKTAQKLALAYPQSVWVTDSTWHYSGGGCC from the coding sequence ATGACCTATCTAGAAACCACCGCCCAATTTTATCAAGCGGTTGCCCAGACCCCTGAGGTGGGCTTGTGTTGTGTGCAGAGTAGTCCTTTGCAACTGCCGGGCCTTAAGATTCCAGCGATTATGGCTGAGATGAACTACGGCTGTGGCACGACGGTTCATGCCAATGAATTGGGCCAGGCCCCGACGGTGCTTTACGTGGGGGTTGGGGGCGGCCTAGAGGCCCTGCAATTTGCCTACTTTTCCCGTCGCCCAGGGGCCATCATTGCGGTCGATCCGGTGGCGGAAATGCGGGTGGCGGCGGCGCGAAACCTGAGCTTAGCCGAGGCGGAAAATCCTTGGTTTGAGCGCAGTTTTGTGGAACTCCGGGCAGGAGATGCTTTTCAGTTACCTGTCCCCGATGCCTCGGTAGATGTGGTGGCCCAAAATTGTTTATTTAATATCTTTACCCCGACGGATCTCCAGCGGGCCTTACGGGAGGCTTTTCGAGTGTTGAAACCCCAGGGCCGTCTCCTGATGAGTGACCCCATTGCCGCCCGACCCATTCCTGAGCACCTCCAACAGGATGAACGTCTCCGGGCCATGTGTCTATCCGGGGCCCTAACCTACGACAACTACATCCACCAACTGATCGCCGTCGGTTTTGGCCAGATTGAAATCCGGGCCCGTCGTCCCTACCGTCTTCTGGATTGCCAACAATACCAACTCTCGGAACCGCTTTTGCTAGAAAGTTTAGATTCCGTGGCCATTAAAGTTCCCGTGCCCGCGGATGGGGCCTGTGTCTTTACGGGAAAAACGGCTATTTATCACGGTGAATCGGAATTTTTAGATGACCAAGCCGGCCATATTTTATCGAGGGGCGTTCCCGCGACCGTGTGTGACAAAACCGCCCAAAAATTGGCCCTGGCCTATCCCCAGTCGGTTTGGGTGACGGATTCTACCTGGCACTACAGTGGCGGAGGCTGTTGTTAA
- a CDS encoding lysophospholipid acyltransferase family protein: protein MLPSTLALHPELQRYRVSPWLMGLIYPLGARILIPFYFGKIIIHGQEHIPRSGPVIVAPTHRSRWDALLISLAVGRRASGRDLRFMVTATEVQGLQGWFIRRLGGFPIDLKRLESSSLRYSVALLKAGEMLVIFPEGGIFHDDHIHPLKRGVGRIALEVEHQLPGSQVSILPVSLRYSRPYPTWGTKVEIHIGEPLRVDTYDLKTMKASSEKLTQDLQARLQALQPVPVTEMVQIGQ from the coding sequence ATGCTTCCTTCCACCTTAGCTCTCCATCCTGAACTTCAACGCTACCGCGTGTCTCCTTGGCTCATGGGACTGATATACCCCCTAGGGGCTCGGATCTTGATTCCCTTCTATTTTGGCAAAATTATCATTCATGGCCAGGAACATATTCCTCGCTCTGGGCCGGTGATTGTGGCCCCGACTCACCGCTCCCGTTGGGATGCGTTGCTCATTTCCCTTGCCGTGGGGCGTCGGGCCAGTGGGCGAGACCTCCGCTTTATGGTAACCGCGACGGAGGTACAGGGCCTGCAGGGATGGTTTATCCGGCGCTTGGGGGGATTTCCCATTGATCTCAAACGGCTCGAATCCAGTAGCTTGCGCTACAGTGTGGCTCTGCTCAAGGCCGGGGAAATGCTGGTGATTTTTCCCGAGGGGGGCATCTTTCACGATGACCACATTCATCCCCTTAAGCGAGGTGTTGGTCGTATTGCCCTGGAGGTCGAACATCAATTGCCAGGCAGTCAGGTTTCGATCCTGCCAGTCTCCCTCCGCTACAGTCGGCCCTATCCCACTTGGGGAACGAAGGTCGAAATTCACATTGGCGAACCCCTGCGGGTGGACACTTACGATCTCAAAACGATGAAGGCCAGTTCAGAAAAATTAACCCAAGACCTCCAGGCTCGCCTCCAGGCCCTCCAGCCCGTCCCCGTAACTGAGATGGTTCAGATCGGCCAATAG
- a CDS encoding proteasome-type protease encodes MTYCLGIVNRFGIVMAADSRTNAGVDYISAYKKLFDFSIPGERVILLCTSGNLSITQGVLAKLRRDIQQEEEVNLHTLPSLYDIANYIGNQSRAIQDQDRAWLERDKIDFQCSFLLGGQLPGEDPQLYLIYPQGNFIQATKETPFLQIGETKYGKPILDRTITGDTPLEAVAKCALLSIDSTMKSNISVGPPINLVMYKANSFAMHHTLQLRLGAPYLAKIRRYWEASLRQAFEAIPDIEWEHDLTDSQEDIFID; translated from the coding sequence ATGACCTACTGCCTCGGTATCGTCAACCGTTTTGGGATTGTGATGGCGGCGGACTCGCGCACCAATGCGGGGGTCGATTATATTTCCGCCTATAAAAAGCTTTTCGATTTTTCGATTCCCGGTGAGCGCGTTATTCTCCTCTGTACCTCTGGTAATCTCTCCATTACCCAGGGTGTGCTCGCTAAATTACGGCGGGATATTCAACAAGAAGAGGAAGTGAATTTACACACCCTGCCCAGTCTGTACGATATTGCCAACTATATTGGTAACCAAAGCCGGGCCATTCAAGACCAAGACCGAGCCTGGCTAGAGCGGGACAAGATCGATTTTCAGTGCAGTTTTTTGCTGGGGGGCCAGTTACCAGGAGAAGACCCCCAACTTTACCTGATTTATCCCCAAGGGAACTTCATTCAAGCCACCAAGGAAACGCCATTTTTGCAAATTGGCGAAACGAAGTACGGCAAGCCGATTCTTGACCGCACCATTACGGGCGATACCCCCCTCGAAGCCGTGGCCAAATGCGCCCTCTTGTCCATTGACTCAACCATGAAGTCGAATATTTCCGTGGGCCCGCCGATTAATTTAGTGATGTATAAGGCTAATAGCTTTGCCATGCACCATACCCTCCAATTACGCTTGGGGGCCCCCTACTTGGCCAAAATTCGTCGCTATTGGGAGGCCTCTCTCCGCCAGGCTTTTGAGGCCATTCCCGATATTGAATGGGAGCACGACCTAACGGATTCCCAAGAAGACATTTTCATTGATTAA
- a CDS encoding transaldolase family protein — translation MIYLDSALVEQARQLTTLPWVKGITTNPTLLAQSPLSPTETLQQLAHLSPGELYYQLLSVDYEAMLREGKQAYELIGEKTVLKIPATERGFRVVTALSPQITCSVTAIYHPIQAAIAAEAGAKYAIAYVNRATRLLGDGLALVREMAQVLRGSSTEILAASLKNPSEAAQALQAGADHLTVPFELLQAMTSHPLSEETVQAFNQGGRGIL, via the coding sequence ATGATCTATCTCGATTCTGCGCTGGTGGAGCAGGCCCGTCAGCTTACCACTCTCCCTTGGGTAAAGGGCATCACCACCAATCCCACGCTCCTGGCCCAGAGTCCCCTTTCCCCCACAGAAACCCTGCAACAGTTGGCCCACCTCAGTCCAGGTGAACTTTATTATCAACTGCTCAGTGTTGACTACGAGGCCATGTTGAGGGAAGGGAAACAGGCCTATGAATTGATTGGCGAAAAGACTGTCCTCAAAATTCCCGCCACAGAAAGGGGTTTTCGAGTGGTCACGGCCCTCTCGCCCCAGATTACTTGCTCGGTGACAGCTATCTACCATCCCATCCAGGCCGCCATTGCCGCTGAAGCCGGGGCCAAATATGCCATTGCCTACGTCAATCGGGCCACCCGGTTATTGGGGGATGGCCTAGCGTTGGTGCGAGAGATGGCCCAGGTGCTACGAGGAAGTTCTACGGAAATCCTGGCGGCCAGTTTAAAAAATCCTAGCGAAGCGGCCCAGGCCCTCCAGGCCGGTGCCGATCATTTAACGGTTCCCTTCGAGCTACTCCAGGCTATGACCAGCCATCCTCTCTCCGAAGAGACTGTACAGGCCTTTAACCAAGGAGGCCGGGGAATCCTCTAA
- a CDS encoding SRPBCC family protein → MRFEQQIEIQASATAVEQCFTDLDLMHRWLNPALRCEPVGEWSTTVGSRSRFILQVPLLKPSLRNTVIQREPGLVVWEFRGFFQGQDRWECRPTAQGTLLINCFEFTIPNPLVSFGFQLFAARWTSRDMQAQLRRLKQVAEAYYQQDSF, encoded by the coding sequence ATGCGTTTTGAACAACAAATTGAAATCCAAGCCAGTGCCACGGCGGTGGAACAATGCTTCACCGATTTAGACCTGATGCACCGTTGGCTTAATCCGGCCCTGCGCTGTGAACCCGTTGGGGAATGGTCAACAACCGTCGGCAGTCGTAGTCGCTTTATTCTCCAGGTTCCCCTCTTAAAACCCAGTCTGCGCAATACGGTGATTCAACGGGAACCCGGCCTGGTGGTCTGGGAATTTCGGGGCTTTTTCCAGGGCCAAGACCGTTGGGAATGTCGTCCGACGGCCCAGGGAACCTTATTAATTAATTGCTTTGAATTCACCATTCCCAATCCACTCGTCAGCTTTGGCTTTCAGTTATTCGCTGCTCGTTGGACAAGTCGGGATATGCAGGCCCAGTTGCGTCGCTTGAAACAGGTGGCCGAGGCTTACTACCAGCAAGATAGTTTTTGA
- a CDS encoding TrkA family potassium uptake protein: MYVLIGGAGMMGLGLAQQLLDLGHTVASIDIDPLACRFAREKIGVMAFEGSAVSTTVLIEAGIRQANAVVAALRDDALNLALVTLSRSYGISHIVVRMCDREFLDAYRLAGASHIISTIDLAVATMANAIEYPEVESMMHFEQGQVEVLKLPVPDNCYVAGRTVAQIAQDTNFPTGSLIIGYQCHAHASLEIPNGNTILEAGSTILVVTRPEFVKPMIDYLGIRVNHRPTIAVSHPNP; encoded by the coding sequence ATGTACGTTTTAATCGGCGGTGCTGGCATGATGGGACTGGGCTTAGCCCAACAGCTCTTAGACCTAGGACACACCGTTGCCAGCATTGATATTGACCCCTTGGCCTGTCGGTTTGCCCGCGAAAAGATTGGTGTGATGGCCTTTGAAGGCAGTGCAGTTAGCACAACGGTGCTGATCGAGGCTGGAATTCGACAGGCAAATGCTGTGGTCGCCGCCTTGAGGGACGATGCCCTGAATCTGGCCCTGGTCACCTTGTCGAGAAGCTATGGGATTTCCCATATTGTAGTTCGTATGTGCGATCGAGAATTTCTGGATGCGTATCGTCTGGCTGGTGCGAGTCATATCATTAGCACCATCGATTTAGCCGTTGCCACCATGGCCAATGCGATTGAATATCCTGAAGTTGAATCCATGATGCACTTTGAGCAAGGCCAGGTCGAAGTCCTAAAATTACCTGTCCCGGATAATTGTTATGTGGCAGGACGTACCGTGGCCCAAATTGCTCAAGATACTAACTTTCCGACGGGTTCTCTGATTATTGGCTATCAGTGTCACGCCCATGCCAGTTTAGAGATTCCGAATGGTAATACTATTCTGGAAGCCGGCTCAACTATTCTAGTCGTCACTCGTCCAGAATTTGTCAAACCAATGATCGATTACCTCGGTATTCGTGTTAATCATCGTCCAACGATAGCAGTCTCTCATCCAAATCCTTGA
- a CDS encoding sodium:proton antiporter — translation MLVWLFAQQTPLNSNATENSQITVSIPDLVTILIILLLAATVVALVTQRLRIPYVTGLVLAGLPITNLLSRQIGLDPSLVLNLFLPILIFEAAINTDISRLRSTFKPIAILAGPGAVLSSAIIAVLIKFGLGLDWIPALLVGVILANTDTVSMIAVFKEIRVPSRLSTIVEGETLFNDAAALVSFNLLLGIYATGAITAAQGIKELLVVAVGGGLVGGILGYLCLPIFVRLQDPLSSLLLTVALALGTFQIGQFLGVSGAVAVVIAGLVFGNLGLPRSASASDRITLISFWQYASFSVNTFIFLLIGIEIKPLTLWQALPSILLVILAYQLGRVLSVYLLLTGLRWIDRPIPLRWQHVLVLGNIKGSLSMALAVSIPLTLTGRGFIIELVFGAVLFSLVIQGLALPWLIKQLKISHVSAVTQEIGKLQIQLIASKAAQDELVNLLKSGVLSKAVYEELWAAYQAKVAVSERVLREAYNQSRAGQGKSNHSHLDGIRRQLFLAEKGAVSHALRKRIVPEDLVESYLKDLDERLLSLDDD, via the coding sequence TTGCTAGTCTGGCTTTTCGCACAACAAACTCCCCTGAATAGCAACGCGACCGAGAACAGTCAAATCACTGTCAGCATTCCTGACCTGGTTACAATTTTAATTATTTTGCTGCTGGCCGCCACTGTCGTTGCGCTCGTGACCCAGCGATTACGCATTCCCTACGTGACGGGATTAGTGTTAGCCGGATTACCCATTACCAATCTATTATCGCGTCAGATTGGATTAGATCCCTCCTTGGTGCTCAATCTTTTTCTGCCAATTCTCATTTTTGAAGCGGCCATTAATACGGATATTAGCCGCCTTCGTAGCACCTTTAAACCCATTGCAATTCTGGCGGGCCCTGGTGCGGTCTTATCGTCAGCGATTATTGCCGTTCTAATAAAATTCGGACTCGGGCTAGATTGGATTCCGGCCTTACTCGTGGGCGTTATTTTAGCTAATACCGATACGGTCTCAATGATTGCGGTCTTTAAGGAGATTCGCGTCCCCTCCCGATTATCGACCATTGTGGAGGGTGAAACACTTTTTAATGACGCAGCGGCCCTCGTCTCCTTTAATTTACTGTTGGGGATTTATGCAACGGGTGCCATCACCGCAGCTCAAGGCATTAAGGAGTTACTGGTTGTTGCGGTTGGTGGTGGGCTAGTGGGAGGTATTTTAGGCTATCTTTGTCTGCCTATCTTTGTGCGCTTGCAAGATCCCTTAAGTAGTCTATTGCTGACAGTGGCCCTGGCCCTAGGCACCTTTCAAATCGGGCAATTTTTGGGAGTATCTGGGGCCGTCGCCGTCGTTATTGCTGGCCTTGTGTTTGGCAATTTAGGCCTACCTCGTAGTGCATCCGCTTCCGATCGGATTACCCTAATCAGTTTTTGGCAGTATGCTAGCTTTAGCGTCAACACATTTATTTTTCTACTCATTGGTATTGAAATTAAACCCCTGACACTATGGCAAGCTTTACCCTCTATTTTATTGGTCATTTTAGCCTATCAATTGGGACGGGTTCTTTCCGTATATTTGTTATTAACAGGACTCCGTTGGATTGATCGTCCGATTCCTCTCCGCTGGCAGCATGTTCTGGTTTTGGGTAATATTAAAGGCTCCCTCTCCATGGCCCTAGCCGTTTCCATTCCGTTAACCCTAACAGGAAGAGGGTTCATTATCGAGCTGGTATTTGGAGCGGTTTTATTTTCTTTAGTCATCCAAGGATTAGCCTTACCCTGGCTAATTAAGCAACTCAAGATTAGTCATGTTTCAGCTGTAACTCAGGAAATTGGCAAGTTGCAGATTCAGTTGATTGCCTCAAAAGCGGCGCAAGATGAATTAGTCAATTTACTCAAGTCCGGCGTATTATCCAAAGCGGTTTACGAAGAACTTTGGGCTGCTTATCAAGCAAAAGTCGCCGTGTCGGAACGGGTTTTGCGGGAGGCCTATAACCAGTCTAGAGCCGGACAAGGGAAAAGTAATCACAGTCATTTAGACGGCATTCGACGACAACTCTTTCTGGCTGAAAAAGGTGCCGTCAGTCATGCGCTTCGTAAGCGCATTGTTCCAGAGGATTTAGTGGAATCCTACCTCAAGGATTTGGATGAGAGACTGCTATCGTTGGACGATGATTAA
- a CDS encoding LL-diaminopimelate aminotransferase produces MARINDNYLKLKAGYLFPEIARRVNAFAEANPKANIIRLGIGDVTEPLPEACRQAMIQAVQDMGERSRFKGYGPEQGYAWLREKIAQHDFQARGCAIDASEIFISDGSKCDTGNILDIFGKDNKIAVTDPVYPVYVDTNVMAGNTGDANDRGEYDGLVYLPITAENNFTAQIPNEKVDLIYLCFPNNPTGATATKAHLQDWVNYAKAHGSIIFFDAAYEAFITDPELPHSIYEIEGARDCAIEFRSFSKNAGFTGTRCALTVVPKTLKAKAQDGSEVELWKLWNRRQSTKFNGVSYIVQRGAEAVYSPEGQAQVQGLIKFYLENATIIREQLSAAGLTIYGGINAPYVWVKTPEGLSSWDFFDQLLEKVNVVGTPGSGFGAAGEGYFRISAFNSRENVEEAMRRITAKFSLT; encoded by the coding sequence ATGGCCCGTATCAACGACAATTACCTCAAACTCAAAGCTGGCTATCTTTTCCCGGAAATTGCCCGCCGGGTGAATGCCTTTGCTGAAGCCAATCCCAAGGCGAACATTATTCGTCTAGGCATTGGCGACGTGACAGAACCCCTTCCCGAAGCTTGCCGTCAGGCCATGATTCAAGCCGTCCAGGACATGGGGGAACGGAGTCGCTTTAAAGGTTATGGCCCAGAGCAGGGTTACGCTTGGTTACGGGAAAAAATTGCCCAGCACGATTTTCAAGCCCGAGGCTGTGCCATTGATGCCTCGGAAATTTTTATCTCCGATGGCTCCAAGTGCGATACCGGCAATATCCTTGATATTTTTGGCAAGGATAATAAAATTGCAGTCACTGACCCCGTTTATCCCGTTTATGTGGATACGAACGTCATGGCCGGCAATACAGGTGACGCCAACGACCGGGGTGAATACGATGGCCTAGTGTATTTACCAATCACGGCAGAAAATAACTTCACGGCCCAGATTCCCAACGAGAAGGTGGATCTGATTTACCTCTGTTTTCCCAATAATCCTACCGGGGCCACCGCCACCAAGGCCCATCTCCAGGATTGGGTGAACTACGCCAAGGCCCATGGTTCCATCATCTTTTTTGATGCCGCCTACGAGGCCTTTATCACCGATCCAGAACTGCCCCACTCCATCTACGAAATCGAAGGGGCTCGGGATTGTGCCATTGAGTTTCGCTCCTTTTCCAAAAATGCTGGTTTTACTGGTACCCGCTGTGCTTTAACCGTTGTACCAAAAACCTTAAAGGCCAAGGCTCAGGATGGTTCAGAGGTTGAACTCTGGAAACTATGGAATCGTCGCCAGTCCACCAAATTTAATGGCGTATCCTACATTGTTCAGCGGGGGGCAGAAGCGGTCTATTCCCCCGAGGGCCAAGCCCAAGTCCAGGGCCTGATTAAGTTTTACTTAGAGAATGCCACGATTATCCGCGAACAACTCAGTGCCGCTGGCCTAACGATCTATGGCGGGATTAATGCGCCCTACGTCTGGGTCAAAACCCCCGAGGGCCTGTCGAGTTGGGACTTCTTTGACCAGCTCCTCGAAAAAGTCAATGTGGTTGGGACACCAGGATCGGGCTTTGGGGCCGCTGGAGAAGGCTATTTCCGCATCTCAGCCTTCAACAGTCGGGAAAACGTCGAGGAAGCAATGCGACGAATCACGGCGAAATTCAGCTTAACGTAA